One genomic window of Salmo salar chromosome ssa12, Ssal_v3.1, whole genome shotgun sequence includes the following:
- the LOC106564070 gene encoding zinc finger protein 883-like, with translation MSRNRDKLLDGLEQSLYTLTKDNLCYLCVRCGIGSKDRFKGKENSERTLRRQIMEEIWENEDSNSWLLQLKEDIRGIQEDGRHVTMSSSASSSVSSSPSQSDGDGDAADCHEAGKPRQLEVTQRTHTGENPYSCNQCGKTFTQSGSLATHLRTHTGEKPHSCDVCGKTFNVAFNLIRHQRTHTGEKPYSCEKCGKSFSQLGLLASHRRSHTGEKPYVCDQCGQSFVNPGSLAKHKRKQHAGEKPYSCADCGKSFFESHTLANHRRTHTGEKPYSCDLCGKSFAMSGTLIKHKLTHTGEKPYCCDQCGKSFSESGRLKVHQRMHTGEKPYGCDQCGKKFGHSQHLKEHLRTHTGEKPFSCDQCERKFTQPQHLKSHMRTHTGEKPFVCDQCEKRFAHSQQLKAHLRIHTGEKPHICDQCEKKFAHSQHLKNHMRTHTGEKPYICGECGKNFARTGTLKVHQKSHAAGDVCTDLPPQQQFQNPQINLNSPK, from the coding sequence ATGAGTCGAAACAGGGACAAGCTGTTGGATGGACTGGAACAGAGTTTATACACTCTAACCAAGGACAACTTATGTTACCTGTGCGTTCGTTGTGGAATAGGCTCCAAGGATAGGTTCAAAGGTAAAGAAAACAGTGAACGCACGCTGCGGCGTCAAATCATGGAGGAAATCTGGGAAAATGAGGATTCAAATTCTTGGTTACTCCAACTGAAAGAGGACATCAGAGGTATACAGGAGGATGGTAGACATGTAACCATGAGCTCCAGTGCATCGAGCAGCGTGTCCTCGAGTCCCAGCCAGTCTGATGGTGACGGGGACGCTGCAGACTGCCATGAAGCTGGGAAGCCTCGACAGTTGGAAGTGACTCagcgaacacacactggagagaatccTTACAGCTGTAATCAGTGTGGGAAGACATTCACTCAGTCAGGAAGCCTGGCAACTCAtctgagaacacacactggagagaaacctcatagctgTGATGTATGTGGGAAGACTTTTAACGTAGCCTTCAATCTGATCcgacaccagcgaacacacactggagagaaaccctacagctgtgagaagtgtgggaagagcttttcTCAGTTAGGACTACTGGCCAGCCACCGTCGttcgcacacaggagagaaaccgtatgtCTGTGATCAGTGCGGGCAGAGCTTTGTCAATCCGGGATCCCTGGCAAAGCACAAGCGAAAACAACAtgcaggagagaagccttatagctgtgcggattgtgggaagagtttctttGAATCACATACCCTGGCTAACCAtcggaggacacacacaggagagaagccttatagctgtgatctatGTGGGAAAAGTTTCGCTATGTCAGGAACCCTGATTAAACATAAGCTGactcatacaggagagaaaccgtactgTTGTgaccagtgtgggaagagcttcagtgAATCAGGAAGGTTGAAAGTTCACCAGAGAatgcacactggagagaaaccttacggctgtgatcaatgtgggaagaaatTTGGTCATTCGCAACACCTGAAAGAACACCTgcgaacgcacacaggagagaagccatttagctgtgatcagtgtgagagGAAATTCACTCAACCACAACACCTGAAATCACAcatgagaacacacactggagagaagccgttTGTCTGTGATCAGTGTGAGAAGAGATTCGCTCATTCACAACAACTCAAAGCACACCTgcgaatacacactggagagaaacctcataTCTGCGATCAGTGTGAGAAGAAATTTGCTCATTCACAACACTTGAAAAATCACatgcgaacacacacaggagagaagccatacATCTGTGGAGAGTGTGGAAAGAACTTTGCTAGAACAGGAACATTGAAAGTGCACCAGAAATCACACGCAGCAGGTGACGTGTGTACAGATCTGCCTCCCCAGCAGCAGTTCCAGAACCCTCAAATAAATCTGAACAGCCCAAAGTAA
- the LOC106564074 gene encoding vascular cell adhesion protein 1, producing MHTHTLLLLLLLLLKPGVCESCSLVVSPAGLVVKYGAPASGYCTSDTVTSMGWVTSQGESQVFRPGVKELTWRVDSLTDWNIKPQCFEMSEEGGQCVRVLNVTVYKLPDRVSIRYLNHSGPVVEGHQYSLHCVVQNTAPIEHLRVTFFKVSTNGEQTVLYTQQLNNDIREPVNESFSLQFSPTSVDDRAQMCCSAMLDLGPQGPQPPPVMESECLNTTVHFAPEFSCSAKLQVRAGEGLTCDVRGNPLPSVTWLRDGKMLTPPTHLSREDAGNYTLMALNRIGKANHTVEVEVLHDRAARGASCQAAGSATVALLLHQLIHWLY from the exons atgcacacacacactctcctcctcctcctcctcctccttctgaagccag gcgtgTGTGAGTCCTGTTCCCTGGTGGTCAGTCCTGCAGGGCTGGTGGTGAAGTATGGAGCCCCTGCTTCGGGCTACTGCACCTCCGATACGGTCACCTCTATGGGCTGGGTGACGAGCCAGGGAGAATCTCAGGTCTTTAGACCTGGGGTGAAAGAGCTGACTTGGAGAGTAGACAGCCTGACTGACTGGAATATAAAGCCTCAATGCTTTGAGATGTCTGAGGAGGGAGGCCAGTGTGTCAGAGTGTTGAATGTTACTGTTTACA AGCTTCCAGACAGAGTATCCATCAGATATTTAAACCACTCTGGTCCCGTGGTTGAGGGGCATCAGTACTCTCTGCATTGTGTTGTTCAGAACACCGCTCCTATTGAGCACCTCAGAGTGACCTTCTTCAAAGTCTCTACCAATGGTGAACAGACAGTGTTATACACACAACAACTGAACAATGACATTAGGGAACCGGTGAATGAGAGCTTTTCCCTGCAGTTCTCCCCCACTAGTGTTGATGACAGGGCCCAGATGTGTTGTTCAGCCATGTTGGATCTGGGACCACAGGGACCCCAACCTCCTCCTGTAATGGAATCAGAATGCCTCAACACCACCGTGCACT tCGCTCCTGAGTTCTCCTGTTCTGCCAAGCTGCAGGTGCGAGCGGGGGAGGGGCTAACTTGTGATGTCAGAGGCAATCCCCTCCCATCGGTCACCTGGCTGAGAGACGGAAAGATGCTGACCCCGCCCACACACCTGAGCAGAGAGGATGCTGGGAATTACACCCTCATGGCTTTGAACCGTATCGGAAAAGCCAATCACACAGTGGAGGTGGAGGTCCTACATGACCGTGCTGCTagag GAGCTTCCTGTCAGGCTGCTGGGAGTGCCACGGTGGCTCTGCTGCTCCACCAGCTCATTCATTGGCTATATTGA